The Streptomyces vinaceus genome contains the following window.
GGACCTTCCCCACCAGGGCCTCGGCCCGCTTGATGGTCTCCTCGCTGGTGGTCAGCGCCGGGATCAGCTCGACCAGCTGCTGCACCGGCGCCGGGTTGAAGAAGTGGATGCCGATGACCTGGTCGGGCCGCGAGGTGGTGACGGCCAGCTTGACCAGCGGGATCGAGGAGGTGTTGGAGGCGAGGATCGCGTCCGGCCGGGTGATCACCTGGTCGAGGACCTGGAAGATCTCCGTCTTGACCTGCTCGTTCTCGACGACGGCCTCGATGACGAGGTCGCGGTCGGCGAACTCGCCGAGATCGGTGGTGAAGGTGAGGCGGGCCAGGGTCGCGTCCCGCTCCTCCTCGCTGATCTTGCCGCGTTCGGCGGCCTTGGTCAGGGAGTTGTGCAGCCGGGTGCGCCCGATCTCCAGGGCCTCGCCGGTGGTCTCGGCGACCTTCACCTCAAGGCCGCTGCGGGCGCACACCTCGGCGATGCCCGCGCCCATCTGGCCACAGCCCACTACGCCGACCCGGGTGATGTCGGAAGGGAGGTCAGTCACTTCGTGCCTTTCGCTGCTCATCCGTCGGCGGGTCCCCCGTGCTGCGCAGTGTCACTGCGTCCCGGCGCCCGCCACGCCCCACGACGTTACCCCCGACCTTGACCGTGGCGGGGGGCCGGGGCGGGCATGCTGTCAGATGCAGGGAACTGTCACGCAACGGAACGGAGTCGTCACATGGCGTACATCGGGCGTCGGGGGCTGCTGGCGGGAGCCGCCGGGCTGCTGGCCACGGTGGGCGGAGCGGCCCCCGCGCGGGCGGCGCACGGGCGCGGTCCGCGCCGCAAGGCGGCCGCCGAGTTCCGCGCGATGTGGATCGCCTCTGTGGAGAACGTCGACTGGCCCTCCGAGAGCGGGCTGGACGCCGCGGACCAGCGCGAGGAACTGGTCCGCCTGCTCGACACCGCCGTCGCCCGCCGCCTGAACGCCGTGATCCTCCAGGTCCGCCCCGCCGCCGACGCCATGTGGCCGGGGGCGCGGGAGCCCTGGTCGCAGTGGCTGACCGGGGTGCAGGGCGAGGACCCGGGCTGGGACCCGCTGGGTACCGCGGTCGCCGAAGCGCACGCCCGGGGGCTGGAGCTGCACGCCTGGTTCAACCCGTACCGGGTGGCCAACCACACCGACCCCGACCGCCTGGCCGAGGACCATCCGGCCCGGAGCAACCCCGACTGGACGGTCGCGTACAACAACAAGCTGTACTACAACCCCGGGCTGCCCGAGGTGCGCGCCTTCGTGCAGGAGGCCATGCTCGACGCCGTCTCCCACTACGAGGTGGACGGGGTGCACTGGGACGACTACTTCTACCCCTACCCCGTGGAGGGGGAGGAGTTCGACGACGACGACGCGTACGAGCGCCACGGCGCAGGCTTCGCCTCCCGCGCCGACTGGCGGCGCGCCAACACCGACGCGCTGGTCCGCGAGATGTCCGAGCGGGTACGGGCGGTCCGCCCGGCCGCGCGCTTCGGCATCAGCCCGTTCGCGGTCTGGCGCAACAGCGACCGGGACCCGCTGGGTTCCCCGACGCAGGCCGGGGTGGAGACGTACGACGACCTGTACGCGGACACCCGCAAGTGGGTCCGGGAGGGCTGGATCGACTACATCGTGCCGCAGGTGTACTGGCAGATCGGCCATCCGAGCGCCGACTACGCGAAGCTCGTGCCCTGGTGGGCGCAGACGGTGGCCGGCACCGACGTGGCGCTGTACGTGGGCGAGGCGCTGTACCGGTGCGACCGGTACAGCGCCACCGCCGCGTGGCGCGATCCGCAGGAGCTGTCCAAGCACCTGACGTTCGCCCGCGATTACCCCGAGGTCCGCGGCCACGTCTACTTCTCGGCGAAGCAGGTGGTCGCGGACCCCAATGGTGCGATGGCCAGGGTCGTCGCCGACCATTACCCGACGGCCGTGCCGCCGAGGTGACGCGGGGGCCGTGCCGGCCGCGTCGCGTGGGTGAGGTCAGTGAGGGGGCTCCGACGGGTGCTTGACGACGCAGTCGGGGCCCGGAGACATGACTGCCTCGTGACCGTCCTGGAAACGGACCCGGTAGGGAGGGGTGCCGTTGTCACCGAGTACCTGAGTGATCTCACCGACCTTGTCGTGCTGCCCCACGATCCTGCCGTGCTGCACCAGCTGGTCGCCCTCGGTCGCGCGCATTGCTGACCTCCTCGGAGGCGGTCTGAATCCGGTGACAGCAGTTTACGGCGGTTTGTCGGGATTAGGCCCGCTGGGTCACGGCGATGCAGACCAGGACCGCGCAGGCCGCGACCGGGGCGGCCGGGGACAGCTGCTCGCCCAGCAGTGCCACCGACCAGACCAGGGTCAGCAGCGGCTGGGCGAGCTGGAGCTGGCTGGCCCGCGGGGCGCCGATCTCCGCCATCCCGCGGTACCAGACGTACAGCCCGAGGAAGGTGGAGCCGGCCGCCGCCCAGAGGAGCCCGGCCACCCCGTGGCCGCTGAGGTGGACCGGCTCGTACGCGAGTCCCAGCGCGGAGCCGGCCAGGCTGAGCGGCAGGCACAGCACGAGAGCCCAGCCGATGACCTGCCAGCCGGGCAGGGTGCGGGCCAGTCGCCCGCCCTCGGTGTACCCGGCGGCGCAGACCAGCAGGGCCCCGAAGAGGTAGCCGTCGCCGGCCGAGAGGGCGCCGCCGCTCTGGGTCAGGGTGAAGCCGAGCACGACGGCGGCCCCGGCGACGGCCGCGCCCCAGAACCGGCGCGAGGGGCGGGCCCCGGTGCGCAGCGCCGACACGGCGGCCGTGGTCAGCGGGAGCAGGCCGACCACGACGGCGGCGTGCGAGGTGGTGGAGGTGGTCAGCGCCAGGGTGGTGAGCAGCGGGAAACCGACGACGACTCCGGCGGCGACCACGGCCAGGCCCGTCCAGTGCGCGCGGGCGGGCAGCGGTACGCGCCCGGCCAGCAGGAAGGCGCCCGCGATGAGCGCGGCGAGGAGGCTGCGCACGGCGACGAAGGACCAGGGGCCGAAGCTCTCCAGGCCCCAGGCGGTGGCGGGGAAGGTCAGCGAGAAGGCGATGACGCCGAGGCCGGCGAGGGCGGTACCGCCGGTGGCCCGGCCGCCGAGGCCGCTGCGACCGCCGAGAGGCCCGCGACCGCTGCGAAGGCCGCGAGGTCCGCGGCCGCCGCGGCCGCTGCGTTGCTCCTGCGGAGCGCGGGGTGCGGGATCCTCGACCGCTATCGCGGTGTGGGGAGTAGCGCTATTCTGTGCTGTCATGTACGAGCGTAGCAGTGTGGCGGAGCTGGCAGAATCCTTGCGGTCCGAGCTCGACCGCTACTCAGTGGGTGGAAAGCTCCCTTCCAGTCGGGCGCTGGTGGAGCGCTACCGGGTCAGCCCCGTCACGGTCTCCCGCGCCCTCGCGCAGCTGGCCGCCGAGGGGCTGGTCGTCACCCGGCCCGGCGCCGGGGTGTTCCGGGCCCGTCCCCGCACGGCGGAGCCCGCGCCCGGGGACACCTCCTGGCAGGAGGTCGCCCTGAGCGCGGAGGGCGCGGGCGAGGTGGTCCCGCGTTCGGTGGACGCCTCCGGGGTGCTGGCCTGCCTGGCCGCGCCGCCGTCCGGGGTGATCGGGCTCAACAGCGGCTACCTGCACCCCTCCATCCAGCCCGAGCGGGCCATGGCCGCCGCGCTGGCCCGGGCCGGGCGGCGCCCCGGGGCCTGGGAGCGGCCGCCGATGGAGGGGCTGCCCGAGCTGCGCGACTGGTTCGCCCGGGAGATCGGCGGGGCCGCCGGGGCCGTCGGGGCCGCCGATGTCCTGATCACGGCGGGCGGGCAGAGCGCGCTCACCACCGCCCTGCGGGCGCTGGCCCCGCCCGGGGCGCCGATCCTCGTGGAGTCCCCGACCTACCCCGGGCTGCTGGCCATCGCCCGCGCCTCCGGATGCCGGCCGGTGCCCGTCCCGGTGGATGCCGAGGGGGTCCGGCCCGAGCTGCTGGCCGCCGCCTTCGAAGCGACCGGCGCGCGGGTGTTCGTATGCCAGCCGCTGTTCCAGAACCCGACGGGTGCGGTGCTGGCCCCCGGGCGGCGGGCCGAGGTGCTGCGGATCGCGCGGGCCGCCGGGGCCTTCGTGGTGGAGGACGACTACGCCCGGGCGCTGGGCCACGACGACGCCCCTCCGCTCCCGCCGGCGCTGGCCGCCGAGGACCACGACGGGGTGGTCGTGCACGTCCGGTCCCTGACCAAGGCCACCTCACCCAGCCTGCGGGTGGGCGCGCTCGCCGCCCGCGGCCCGGTGCTGGACCGGCTGCGGGCCATCCAGGTCGTCGACTCCTTCTTCGTGTCCCGGCCGCTCCAGGAAGCGGCCCTGGAGCTGGTCGGCGCCCCTGCCTGGCCCCGCCACCTGCGGTCCGTCTCCGCCGAGCTGCGCCACCGCCGGGACCTGCTCGCGGGTGCGGTGCGCCGGGAGCTGCCCGGGCTGACCCTGCCCCATCTGCCCTCGGGCGGCTACCAGTTGTGGGCGCGCATGGCCGAGGGCGACGACGACGCGGCCTTCGCGGCGGCGGCCCTGCGCGCCGGGGTCGCGGTCGCCGCGGGCCGCCCGTACTTCTGCGCGGAGCCGCCCGGTCCGTACGTACGGCTCAGCTTCGCCGGGGTCTCGGGCGCGGCGGAACTGGGCGAGGCCGTACGCCGGCTGCGCGCACTGCGGGCCCCGTCCTAAATCGCTGGAGCAACTCCGCGCCACCGGCCTACCCTGCGGTCATGGACGGCATCAAGATCACCACGCTCGCGCAGCGACCCGAACTGGCCGAGCGGCTCTGGGACATGAAGGACACCTGGCCGCAGTTCGCCCAGCACGACCCGATCGCCTGGCTCCTCTACCCCCGGATGGTCGCGGAGCTCGCCGACTACGTCCTGGTCGCCACCGACGGCGACGCGGTGATCGCCCGCGGGTTCAGCGTGCCCTTCGCCCAGCACGCGCCGGGCCGGGACGGGGCGCTGCCCGCGCGGGGCTGGGACCAGGTCCTCATGTGGGCCTTCTCCGACCTGCGGCGCGGGATCGCACCCGACACGGTGAGCGCCATCGAGATCACCGTCGCCACCGACCGGCTCGGCGAGGGCCTGTCGGGGCGGATGCTGGCCGCGATGCGGGACAACGCCCGCGCCCGCGGCTTCGCCGAGGTGGTCGCTCCGGTCCGGCCCAGCGGCAAGCCGGCCGAGCCGGAGACCCCGATGGAGGAGTACGCGTACCGCACGCGCGAGGACGGTCTGCCGTACGACCCGTGGCTGCGGGTCCACGTCCGCGCAGGGGCGGTGATCGACTCGGTGGCCCCGCTGTCGATGACGATCACCGGCTCGCTGGCGGAGTGGCGGGAGTGGACCGGTCTGCCGTTCGACACGACGGGCCCGGTACGGGTGCCGGGAGCGCTTGCCCCGGTCCGCTGCGAGGCGGAACAGGGCCACGCGTCGTACGTGGAGCCGAACGTCTGGGTCCGCCACCCCCTGAACACCCTCTAGGTACGGCCCGGTCAGGATGAGCACGAGGACCGGCCGGCGCTGAGTACGGCCGCCCAGGCGGACCGGCGCCGGGGCCGGTTGGCTGTGCCCATGCACGAGACGGCACCTTCCCCGACCACCGACCGCGCCGCCGCCGGAACCTCTGCGGCGGACGTGGTGCTGCGCTATGTCACGAGCTTGGCGCTGGCCCTGATTCCGGTGGCGTTCCTCTTCGGCGCCTTGGCCGGGATGGCCGAGGAGGTTCACCCCCGGACCGTGGCGGTCGTCACGGTCTGCTGGTTCGGGTCCTGGACGGCCACTCCGCTGCTGGTGGCGGCCTTCTGGCTGTGCCGGCGCCGCCCCGCCCTGGCCGCGGCGGGCCGCTGGGCGGGATGGGTCGCGACGCTCCCACCGACGGTCACGATCATGCTGGCCCTCGGCCTGTGACGCCCGCTGCTTCCCGGCACCCGGCGGACCCCAATCGCCGTCCCCGTCCCCGCCCCCGCTCCGGTCGGCGGGGCTGAAGGCCAGGACGGGCTCGGTTACCCACGCGTCCGGGGACGACTCGCCTTCGGCGTCGAGTCCGGTGACGGCGCCCCCCGGCTGCCGCCGCGCGCGGCCAGACACCACCCCGCGTGCTTCGTCGATCAGCAGACACGTCGGCAATGGACCAGCTGCCCTCGGCCGTTGTCACCGTGCCACCAATGACGAGCGTGCCCGATGCCGCGGTCTCGACGCCGTGGGCGACCCCGAGTCCCGCGACGTCGCCGAGCGGTGGCTCTGCAACATTCAGCCGCTGTGCCGAGCGATCCTCTGGCCCGTCAGCCGCGCAGATGAACGATGCGCTGGAGAAGTTCATCGAGATTGCCAGATCCGTGATCGCCGTGGACTGGCAGGCCCCAGCTGTCTGCTGAGCCGTGTTGGCACCAGGTCGCTAGGTTCTATCCACTCCACCAGCGAAGCCCAGCCGCACCAGATGGCGTTGGAGGTCGACCTCGACGACCTTCACCGTGATCAGCTCGCCTTCATCGACAAGCTGATCCGGGGTCTCGGCCGGCTCGTCCGTCAGCTCTGAGACGTGAAGCAACCCCACAACGTCGGGAGCAAGCTGCACGAACACACCAAAGGGAACGATCTTGGTGATCGGCCGGGCGAGGACCCGACCGACCTGATCCGCAAACGAAATGAGCGGATCTTCCTGCAAAGCCTTCAGCGAGAGCGTGACCTGTCCGGAGCGCGTATCGGCAACGATCACCTCAGCCGTGATCCGCTGGCCAGCCTCGACGGCCTCGGAGGGGTGGTTGACCCAGCCCCACGTCAGGTCCGGCACCCGGATGAAACCGGTGCACAAGCCGTCCGGCTCGCCGTCGACGTGGACGAAGGCCCCGATATCGTGAACCGCGGCGATCGTCCCAGCGACGACCTGCCCTCTTTCAAACGCGAGGAGGAAGGCCCGCAAGGCCGGAATCTCGCACGCCCTGGCTGAAAGGTGAAGCTGACCTTCGCGCCAGCGCCCGATCTCTTCGGCCTTGAGCTCCTGGCCGACCTCAAACAGCTCGGATGGATGCTCCATCCGACGCATCGACGCCTCATGTCGAGGAATCCGACCGATCTCGACTTTCTCCCCCGCGGCACCCACGAGCTGCACCAGAACGTCGGCTCCGTCGAACCCGGTGACCCTCACCGTTCTCACTGCCCCCGGCCGGAGCCGGTCGATCAAGTACTGCATGCGAGGGTCAAGGGCTGGTTCGGACATGGAGGTGACCCTAGTCGGCCCCCGCCGCACTGCTTCTAACTCTCGTGACCCCGCCGAATGAATTGCTCGGCGGGCTTCGGCCTGACCGGACGCTCCGGTGCGCCGGCGTCACAGAGTGGGTGGCGTGCCTTTCCGGCGGGGGGCTCGGCAGGCGCGCGGCGCCCGGAGGATCTCGCAGCCGGGGGTGTCAGGAGCTCTGCACGGTCTTCGCGGCCGTGCGGATCACGTCGAGTACGAGGGCGGGGTTGGAGAGCATGGGGACGTGGCTGGTGTCGGTCTCGACGGTGGTGGCGTCCATGCGCTTGGCCATGAAGCGTTGCAGCTCGGGGTTGATGGCGCGGTCCTGCTTGCCCACGATGTACCAGCTGGGCTTCGACTTCCAGGCGGGTTCGTCGGTCTTGGCGGTGGCGAGCAGGTCGGCGGGCGGCGCGCCCTGGGTCGCCCAGACGAGCTGCTGCTCCTGCTCGGGCAGGTCTCCGCAGAAGTGCGAGATGCCGTCCTTGGAGATCCAGATGCGCCCGTCCTCGACGTCGAGGTGGGAGAACAGCGCTGGGGGGTCGTACTTGGCGATCAGGTCCTGCGGTGTCTCGCCGGCGTCCGGGCCGAGGGCGTTGATGTAGACCAGGCCGGCGACGCGGTCGTCCGTTCCCGCCGCTGTGATGACGAAGCCGCCCCAGGAGTGGCCGACGAGAATGGCCGGGCCGCTGACGCGTCCCAGTGCGCGGGAGACCGCGTCCACATCGCCTTCCAGGGTGTCGAGGGCGTTCTGTGCGGACACCACCTCGTGCCCCTCTTGCTGCAGCGTGGGGATCACCTTGCTGTAGCACGAGCCGTCGGCCCACAGGCCGTGGGCGAAGACGATGCTCGGTTTGGTCGATGTCGACACAGCGCGCTCCTCACTCCTTGTGGAGCGCGGGCCGCGCTCCACAAGGAGTCGACACCAGGCGCAGCCACGCCGCATCTTCGGCAACCCAACCGGGGATCCAGCCCAGAGCGTCCGGGTTCTTCGTGGTCGGCGACGAGGCGACGCGGGACGGTCATCCCTCCCGTCCCGCCTTGCTCGTACGCGGCCCCTCACCGGCAGGGCCCGCTCGCCGGCTTTCTGTGGGCCCTCATCCGCGACCAACGCCCATGGGCAGCCCAGCCACCGCAATCGGATCTGGCCGGCGCCGCATGAAGCGCACGGCTCGTCAGCCGCGGAGGGGCTTGCGCTGACGTGCCTCGGTTGCCTGGTCACGAACGTACGGGTCAGCGTCGGCTGCCAGCTGGTCGAGCATGGCCGAGGTCGCGGGGTCTGCCGGCTCTGGGGCGGGAAAGCGGCCCAAGGCGATCGCGACCCAGGCTCGAACGAGGGGGTCGTCGTCGTTCGCGAGCAAGCGGATCTTCGGCAGGGTTCTGGGTTGCTGAAGGAAGCCGAGGGAGCCGAGGGCGGAGATGCGTACCTGCGGGGAAGGGTCTTCCAGCAGGTTCAACAGCAGGTCGATGGCCGCCGGCTCTGTCCCGTGGCTGCCGAGCGTGCCCACGACCGCGCTGCGGACTCCTTCGTCCGAGTCCTGCGCGGCGTGGGCCAGCAGGGTGAGATCGGCTGGTTCGGGGACGAAGCCGAGCAGCCAGATTGCCGCCCTGCGAAGGTCCTCATCGTTGCCGACGGCGCACGGCAGGAGGATTTCGCGCGCGGCGGCGGGGTCCTCCTGCGCGAGTACATGGAGCCTCGTCGAGAGGGAGTCCTGGTCGTCACCCAGATTGCGGGAATATGCCCGCAGCAGGGTGGCAAGGGACGTGTGGCCGGCGGTCTCGGCCAGAATCCGGGCGAGCACATGACGGGCGTACCAGTTGCCCGCTTCCACGGCTGCCGCGAGATGCCGTTCCAGGTGCGGAATCAGCTCTCGCCGCCGGGCGGCTGCGAGCTCCTCTTCGATTTCTGCAAGGTCGTCGAGATCGCAGTCCGGATCCGTGAGTCCGGCCGCCAGCTCATCAAGGCGCTGGGTGAGATCATGCGCTGCGCGTTGGTCTTCCAATCCGTCCTCCTTGTGATCCTTCAGACCGCACCGGACCTGCCACTGCGGGTCTCCGTGCTGCGGTCACGGCACGGATTGTCCGACAGGCCACTGACAACGTTCGTGGTAGCCGGCGCCCTCAGCCGCTCAGACCCTCTCGACGTCCTGCCGGGCCTTGTAGGGCGCGTGACCGGCGGTGCGCGTCGTTGGCCGGGGTGAACTGCATGCGTCCGGGCGAGATCCCGAGAAGCTCGGCTGCCTCGTTCATGGAGCCTCCGGAGGCCCAGTGAACGAGGCGGACGGCGGCAGTCCGCCGCAGGATCTTGGGGGTGGTGCCTTCCAGGTGACTGAAGTGCTCCTCGAACCACCGGGGGCCCAGAAAGGCCGGGATGTGTTCGGGCCGGTAGTCGCTGCGCACCGAGTCTCGGCGCGCCCCGGGGTGCTCTGTGCATTGCTTTGCATAAAAGTGCGGGAGTACGTATAGTCATGCCATCGAGGAGGAGGGTCCGATGGTGGTACGTGTAGCGGTGGCCGGAGCGAGTGGGTACGCGGGCGGGGAAGTCCTGCGTCTGCTGCTCTCCCACCCCGAGGTCGAGATCGGCGCGCTGACCGGCAACTCCAACGCCGGACAGCTCCTCGGCAGCCTCCAGCCGCACCTGGTGCCCCTGGCCGGGCGAACCCTCGAAGCGACCACGCCGGAGGTCCTCGCCGGCCACGACGTCGTCTTCCTGGCCCTGCCCCACGGGCAGTCCGCGGCCGTCGCCGCCGAGCTCGGCCCCGACGTCCTCGTCGTCGACATGGGCGCCGACCACCGGCTCAAGGACTCCGCCGACTGGGACGCCTTCTACGGCGCCCCGCACGCCGGCACCTGGCCGTACGGGCTCCCCGAGCTGCCCGGTGCCCGCGCCGCCCTGGAAGGGTCCAGGCGCATCGCGGTGCCCGGGTGCTTCCCGACCGCCGTCACCCTCGCCCTCTTCCCGGCCTACGCCGCGCAGCTGGCCGAGCCCGAGGCCGTGATCGTCGCCGCGACCGGCACCTCCGGCGCCGGCAAGGCGCTCAAGCCGCACCTGCTCGGCTCCGAGGTCATGGGATCGGTCAGCCCGTACGGCGTGGGCGGCGGGCACCGGCACACCCCCGAGATGGTGCAGAACCTGAGCCCGCTCGCCGGGCGGAAGGTCTCCGTCTCCTTCACGCCCACCCTCGTGCCGATGTCGCGCGGCATCCTGGCCACCTGCTCCGCCAAGGCCCTCCCCGGCACCACCGCCGACGCCGTGCGCGCCGCGTACGAGAAGGCGTACGCGGACGAGCCCTTCGTGCACCTGCTGCCCGAGGGCCAGTGGCCGGCGACCTCGTCCGTCCTCGGTTCCAACGCCGTTCAGATCCAGGTCGCGTACGACGGGTCCGCGCAGCGGATCATCGCGATCAGCGCCATCGACAACCTCACCAAGGGCACCGCCGGTGGCGCCGTGCAGAGCATGAACATCGCCCTCGGGTTCGCAGAAGAGCTCGGGCTTTCCACGATCGGAGTCGCGCCGTGACCGTTACGGCAGCACAGGGATTCACGGCCGCCGGCATCGCGGCCGGGATCAAGGCGAACGGCAACCCGGACCTGGCCCTCGTGGTCAACAACGGTCCGCGGCTGGCCGCGGCGGGCGTCTTCACCTCCAACCGCGTCAAGGCCGCGCCCGTGCTCTGGTCCGAGCAGGTCCTGCGCGGCTCCGTCGTCAGCGCGGTCGTCCTCAACTCCGGCGGCGCCAACGCCTGCACCGGCCCCAAGGGCTTCCAGGACACCCACGCCACCGCCGAGAAGGTGGCGCAGGCGCTCGGAGGCGGGCACAACGCCGGCGAGGTCGCCGTCGCCTCCACCGGCCTGATCGGCGTCCTGCTCCCCATGGACAAGCTCCTGCCCGGCATCGACACCGCCGTCGCCGCCCTGACCGCCGACGGCGGCGAGGACGCCGCGATCGCCATCAAGACCACCGACACCGTGCACAAGACGTCCGTCGTCGCGCGGGACGGCTGGACGGTCGGCGGCATGGCCAAGGGCGCCGGCATGCTCGCCCCGGGGCTGGCCACCATGCTCGTCGTCCTCACCACCGATGCCGACGTGGACAGCGCCACCCTCGACCAGGCGCTGCGCTCCGCCACCCGGACCACCTTCGACCGGGTCGACTCCGACGGCTGCATGTCCACCAACGACACGGTGCTGCTGCTCGCCTCCGGGGCCTCCGGCCAGGTGCCGGCGTACGAGGCCTTCGCGGAGGCCGTACGGACCGTCTGCGACGACCTCGCCCGCCAGCTGATCGGCGACGCCGAGGGCGCCAGCAAGGACATCCGCATCGAGGTCGTCGGCGCGCTCACCGAGGGCGACGCGGTCGAGGTCGGCCGGTCCATCGCCCGCAACAACCTGCTCAAGTGCGCCATCCACGGCGAGGACCCCAACTGGGGCCGGGTGCTCTCCGCGATCGGCACCACCCGGGCCGCCTTCGACCCGGACCGGCTGAACGTGGCCATCAACGGCGTCTGGGTCTGCAAGAACGGCTCGGTCGGCGAGGACCGCGACCTGGTCTCCATGAAGGACCGCGAGGTCCGCATCACCGCGGACCTGGCCACCGGCTCCGAGTCCGCCGTGATCTGGGCCAACGACCTGACCGCCGAGTACGTCCACGAGAACAGCGCCTACAGCTCATGAGCGACGAGAAGGCCGGCCAGCCCGGCACCGGAACCGCGCGCAAGCACACCGCGCTCCCCAAGGCGCAGATCCTCATCGAGGCGCTGCCCTGGCTCACCCGCCACAACGGCAAGGTCGTCGTCATCAAGTTCGGCGGCAACGCCATGATCGACGAGGACCTGAAGGCGGCCTTCGCCCAGGACGTGGTCTTCCTGCGCCAGGCCGGCCTGAGGCCCGTCGTGGTGCACGGCGGCGGCCCCCAGATCAACGCCCAGCTCGACAAGCAGGGCCTGGTCAGCGAGTTCAAGGCCGGCCTGCGCGTCACGACCCCCGAGGCGATGGACGTCGTACGCATGGTCCTGGCGGGCCAGGTCCAGCGGGAGCTGGTCGGGCTGCTCAACCAGCACGGGCCGCTCGCCGTCGGCATGACCGGCGAGGACGCCCACACCATCACCGCCGCCCGGCACACCCCCGAGATCGACGGCGAGCTCGTCGACATCGGACGGGTCGGCGAGATCACCGCCATCGACACGGGCGCGATCGAGGCGCTGCTGGCGGACGGCCGGATCCCGGTCATCTCCTCCATCGCACGCAGCGCCGACGACCACCACGTCTACAACGTGAACGCCGATACGGCGGCCGCGGCGCTCGCCGCCGCGCTGGGCGCCGAGACGCTGATGGTGCTCACGGACGTCGAGGGCCTCTACGCGGACTGGCCGAGCAGCGACGAGGTCATCAGCCGCCTCACCGTCAGCGAGCTGGAGAAGCTGCTGCCCGAGCTGTCCAGCGGCATGGTGCCCAAGATGGAGGGCTGCCTGCACGCCGTACGCGGCGGGGTGAGCACGGCCCGCGTGATCGACGGGCGGGTCCCGCACTCGATCCTGCTGGAGATCTTCACCGACGAGGGAATCGGCACGATGGTCGTGCCCGACGCACAGGGAGGGGAACCCGCGTGACCGGCAACCAGGAGTTCGCGGCCCGCTGGCAGGGCGCGCTGACCAACAACTACGGCACCCCCGCGCTGGCCCTCGTACGCGGCGAAGGCGCCCAGGTCTGGGACGCGGACGGCAAGCAGTACACCGACTTCGTCGGCGGCATCGCGGTCAACGCCCTCGGCCACGCCCACCCGGCGATCGTCGGGGCCGTGACCGCGCAGATCTCCACCCTCGGCCACGTCTCCAACCTGTACGCCTCCGAGCCGGTGCTCGCGCTCGGGGAGCGGCTGCTCCAGCTCTTCGGCCGCCCCGGCCGGGTTTTCT
Protein-coding sequences here:
- a CDS encoding PLP-dependent aminotransferase family protein codes for the protein MYERSSVAELAESLRSELDRYSVGGKLPSSRALVERYRVSPVTVSRALAQLAAEGLVVTRPGAGVFRARPRTAEPAPGDTSWQEVALSAEGAGEVVPRSVDASGVLACLAAPPSGVIGLNSGYLHPSIQPERAMAAALARAGRRPGAWERPPMEGLPELRDWFAREIGGAAGAVGAADVLITAGGQSALTTALRALAPPGAPILVESPTYPGLLAIARASGCRPVPVPVDAEGVRPELLAAAFEATGARVFVCQPLFQNPTGAVLAPGRRAEVLRIARAAGAFVVEDDYARALGHDDAPPLPPALAAEDHDGVVVHVRSLTKATSPSLRVGALAARGPVLDRLRAIQVVDSFFVSRPLQEAALELVGAPAWPRHLRSVSAELRHRRDLLAGAVRRELPGLTLPHLPSGGYQLWARMAEGDDDAAFAAAALRAGVAVAAGRPYFCAEPPGPYVRLSFAGVSGAAELGEAVRRLRALRAPS
- a CDS encoding S1 RNA-binding domain-containing protein, with translation MSEPALDPRMQYLIDRLRPGAVRTVRVTGFDGADVLVQLVGAAGEKVEIGRIPRHEASMRRMEHPSELFEVGQELKAEEIGRWREGQLHLSARACEIPALRAFLLAFERGQVVAGTIAAVHDIGAFVHVDGEPDGLCTGFIRVPDLTWGWVNHPSEAVEAGQRITAEVIVADTRSGQVTLSLKALQEDPLISFADQVGRVLARPITKIVPFGVFVQLAPDVVGLLHVSELTDEPAETPDQLVDEGELITVKVVEVDLQRHLVRLGFAGGVDRT
- a CDS encoding alpha/beta fold hydrolase, translated to MSTSTKPSIVFAHGLWADGSCYSKVIPTLQQEGHEVVSAQNALDTLEGDVDAVSRALGRVSGPAILVGHSWGGFVITAAGTDDRVAGLVYINALGPDAGETPQDLIAKYDPPALFSHLDVEDGRIWISKDGISHFCGDLPEQEQQLVWATQGAPPADLLATAKTDEPAWKSKPSWYIVGKQDRAINPELQRFMAKRMDATTVETDTSHVPMLSNPALVLDVIRTAAKTVQSS
- a CDS encoding DUF1918 domain-containing protein, with translation MRATEGDQLVQHGRIVGQHDKVGEITQVLGDNGTPPYRVRFQDGHEAVMSPGPDCVVKHPSEPPH
- a CDS encoding 3-hydroxybutyryl-CoA dehydrogenase codes for the protein MSSERHEVTDLPSDITRVGVVGCGQMGAGIAEVCARSGLEVKVAETTGEALEIGRTRLHNSLTKAAERGKISEEERDATLARLTFTTDLGEFADRDLVIEAVVENEQVKTEIFQVLDQVITRPDAILASNTSSIPLVKLAVTTSRPDQVIGIHFFNPAPVQQLVELIPALTTSEETIKRAEALVGKVLGKHAIRAQDRSGFVVNALLVPYLLSAIRMFESGIASREDIDNGMELGCAHPMGPLKLSDLIGLDTIASIADSMYAEYKEPLYAAPPLLQRMVDAGRLGRKTGSGFYPYG
- a CDS encoding DMT family transporter — its product is MTAQNSATPHTAIAVEDPAPRAPQEQRSGRGGRGPRGLRSGRGPLGGRSGLGGRATGGTALAGLGVIAFSLTFPATAWGLESFGPWSFVAVRSLLAALIAGAFLLAGRVPLPARAHWTGLAVVAAGVVVGFPLLTTLALTTSTTSHAAVVVGLLPLTTAAVSALRTGARPSRRFWGAAVAGAAVVLGFTLTQSGGALSAGDGYLFGALLVCAAGYTEGGRLARTLPGWQVIGWALVLCLPLSLAGSALGLAYEPVHLSGHGVAGLLWAAAGSTFLGLYVWYRGMAEIGAPRASQLQLAQPLLTLVWSVALLGEQLSPAAPVAACAVLVCIAVTQRA
- a CDS encoding glycoside hydrolase family 10 protein gives rise to the protein MAYIGRRGLLAGAAGLLATVGGAAPARAAHGRGPRRKAAAEFRAMWIASVENVDWPSESGLDAADQREELVRLLDTAVARRLNAVILQVRPAADAMWPGAREPWSQWLTGVQGEDPGWDPLGTAVAEAHARGLELHAWFNPYRVANHTDPDRLAEDHPARSNPDWTVAYNNKLYYNPGLPEVRAFVQEAMLDAVSHYEVDGVHWDDYFYPYPVEGEEFDDDDAYERHGAGFASRADWRRANTDALVREMSERVRAVRPAARFGISPFAVWRNSDRDPLGSPTQAGVETYDDLYADTRKWVREGWIDYIVPQVYWQIGHPSADYAKLVPWWAQTVAGTDVALYVGEALYRCDRYSATAAWRDPQELSKHLTFARDYPEVRGHVYFSAKQVVADPNGAMARVVADHYPTAVPPR
- a CDS encoding N-acetyltransferase; this encodes MDGIKITTLAQRPELAERLWDMKDTWPQFAQHDPIAWLLYPRMVAELADYVLVATDGDAVIARGFSVPFAQHAPGRDGALPARGWDQVLMWAFSDLRRGIAPDTVSAIEITVATDRLGEGLSGRMLAAMRDNARARGFAEVVAPVRPSGKPAEPETPMEEYAYRTREDGLPYDPWLRVHVRAGAVIDSVAPLSMTITGSLAEWREWTGLPFDTTGPVRVPGALAPVRCEAEQGHASYVEPNVWVRHPLNTL